GCAgctcgcctcacagccgcgctcatcatgccggccgccacccgGTGCATCCTCTtcggggtggcgcgggcACCCCACACCactaggcagcgaggaccgGGTGTGGTGCGTTCCAGTCGCGCTGGCACTCTGCCCcccacacgcaggcgcaacACAGGTTCGCGGTCGCAGGtccctccggcgcagcgccacccacgacctggccgccggcatcagtggCGGTACGCCGCTCGAACCTAGAcacgtcgtaggtgcctcaccctgtcaccaccagggGTGGCCccgcactggcagggagaggggggctgcctggcttccccacacagagtgggtaCTGGAGCCTGGATACTACGCACGGAGGTGCCCCCCGCCTTCAGGACAAGtgcagaaaaggggaaagaggaaaggcatACAGGAGCTCACACAGGCATATGCACTGCAGAGGAGCCGGAGAACCGCCACAAAGGAAAGgcaaaggaagagagatggGAAGCCCACATGGAGGTGGTGCCACCATGGACtataaaagagagaggcactgGTGAGAAGGTAGACAAAAAAGGGCCAAAGGTGGGACTCATGGACTAATCAGAGCACGATGTGAGGATGGcgtcctgcagcgctgccatgACCCTTGCGAGGGGTGGTACAATTTAACAGGACAGTGCGCAGCACACTGCATCTttgcttcgctctctctctttcgcactCGTCCTATGTATTACGCGCCACCCTTGGTGAAGCCGTAGAAAACACTGACGCCCTCGGACGGGATGACGTAGCGACATTCTCTCCATGTCTCGCACAGCATCTCGACAAGCGAACGGTCGTCCACGACGTAGGCGTCGCCGATGATGTCCTTGATGTGGTGGCGCGTCACGTTGATTGCGTGGTAGAAAGGCATCTGGCTAAAGAGGTGGTGCACAACGTGGGAGTTGTTGATGTAGTGCAGCCAGTTGTTGATGATGCAGCCGTAGTCACGGTCGACtgtggcgatggcgccgcgcaCAAATGTCCAGTGCTCGTGTACGTAGTGCGGGATGCGCAGGTCGGAATGCTGGAGGTAGGTGACGTAGAGCAGCCAGAAATTCGTCCAGAGGTAGGGCACGACGTACCAGCAAAAGACGTTGTACGCGCCGTACTGGTAAGTGCAGAGAGCCAATATgaacagcgcagccacgaTGCCGACATCGGAGAGCAGAATGTCATACCGGTCGTCTTTGTTGAAGAGCGGCGACGAAGGCTCGAAGTGGTTGGTGCGGCGACCGTAGTCCTGGCTGGCGATGTTGGCAAAGAGGTACGCTTGCCAGCCAAACGTGAAGATGACAAACATATTCCACAGCATCACCAGCGGCGTCTCCTCGACCAGGTCAATCACACGCTGCTCCTTGCGCGGCACAAACGCCGTGTCCTTGGTGAGGTGGTTCGTGTTCTTGTGGTGGTTGCCATGGCTGATGCGCCAGCTGTGGTACGGGACGAGGATGGCGGAGTCCAGCAGGAAGCCGACGGCGTTGTTCAGCGAGCGGTACGGGCTGAAGGCCTGGTGACCGCACTCGTGGGCGAGCACAAAAATAGCGAAGCCGTTGAGGCCCTGGGCGATCCCAAACACAGTCCACGCCGCAAGCTTCACGGCACCGACGACGGCATAGCTGACGATGTTTGTGCCGGCCACACCATACACAACGCCCCCGAAGGCAGCCAGCACCGGCATCACGGCACGATACATGATGAAGtacagcgccagcacctgGCAGATGTCGCGGAAGACGTAGTACATGCTCTGCACCGCCGAGCGCTCAAAGTACTTGGCGGGGATTTGGTCCTGGATCTGCTTGATGGTAAGCTCCTTGGGCGGCACCACTACGTCCACATCCTTCTTGCGCCCTGCCTTGAGAATGGACTTCATGGCTGCGAAAATGGCTAGAGCAGCGGAATGTGTGTACGCATATGGGAGTGGATGCGCATGGATTATGACGAAACGAATGCTGATAGCACGGCGGGGTACCTCGCCTGCTTTTCCGCACTTCTCTCTTAGTCGCCCGTTGCAGAGACGTGCAAATGCAGCTGAATCACAGAGAGTACGTGCTTATATATATAGATAAATATAGATAGATATAGATATAGATATATATATGTCGTGCAGCTGTGGGACACGTGAGAAANNNNNNNNNNNNNNNNNNNNNNNNNNNNNNNNNNNNNNNNNNNNNNNNNNNNNNNNNNNNNNNNNNNNNNNNNNNNNNNNNNNNNNNNNNNNNNNNNNNNGCATATTAGATAGATATAgataaatatatatatatgtcGTGCAGCTGTGGGACACGTGACAAAAGGAAtagaaacaaagagagagaatgagggTGGGGAAAGGAAATGGGCAAACAGGTGCCGCATGTGACGCCGTAGCAACGCTGCGGATATGCTTGCTTGCGGCTACACCCCACTCCCCTGCTGGTTTCGTTTGTCGTGCCTCAAGCCCGCACGCGCCAGCGACTCCTTCGACTGCGTGAAGAGGAAGTGAACCCTACAGGCCTGTGCATCTGTAGACGTGGGACAGTCAGAGAACGAGCAGGAGAACTTCTGCGTGCTGCCACCCTCCACCACCTACACAGCACCTCGCAAAATCCACTCACTCCCATACAACAGCCGCTCGAGAGTACGCAAAGGGGGGAGTGCTCAGTATTCTGCGTCCGTGCCGCCTGACAGTCGCACGATGTGCGGCAGTGCGCCTACGGAAAGGTCGACGGCACACACTGATGGCGCACACAGAACCATTTGGTGCGCTTTTCCTGCGTGGGTGCGGTTCTTTCGCTTGACTCGCGGAAATGCAGACATCACCAAGGTTAACATTGAACAACAGAGATGATGAAGCCTGCAAGGTAGAaaggaaacacacacagaaagaaAGCCGAATGGGGGCAGGCCTCTGCCACAGTGCCAGTGCGAGcccacacaacaacaaagaaaatagtgcagaaaaaaggagagaaaagaaatgAGGGCAGGGACAAAGGAgtaaagaaagagagggaggaggaggagcaaacCGATtaaacagaaaaaaaaagaaaaacacgtTTGTCCACCTCACGGACATGCGAACAGAGATGCGGCGCCCTCCCCGAAAAATCGCATACACCGTCCACGTGGGAGTACTCGAGGTCCCCTAAACGGGCGTGGACTCTTGCCAGTGATGCCATTTTAcgtcgctctccttcacgcCGCGCTTTCAATGTAGTGAGATGGGTGTGGAGAAATGGGGATAGGAGGTAGGGATATGAGCCCAAAGCAGTGGTAGTGTGCCTTCGCCCATACAAGGGTAGCCTCACTACCCGCATTTGTCTCCCAATGACACTAGTAAACATGGACAAACCTAATCACTGAAGGCTTCattcgtttttttctctctttgagCTAACAGtgttcgtctctcttccgctttccctttccttctcagcgcagcaccgcatcggATCCACGCGGGCCCCTCCCATTATGGGATGATTTCGCCACTTACGTGAGAGGGATACCGTAGTGCAcacttcttctctctcgtgtcgGTATCCTTGGATTGCTCCAGTTCAGCAGTCGGCACTctcctgccccctccctcgccgtCACACACCAAGCAACTGCACCGCCAAGCAGAGCAAGCACGCACGAAGAGACATCGCACATGTGTGCGCACGCCTGTGGGTGTGCCTCACTTGTGTGCGTACGGAGGAAGCGGCGATCACGAGCTGCCCCTTGTAACAATGTGAAGGGGCTGCAGGGTGAGCAGAGCGGGAGATGCCTCGCTAGCTATTGGTGTTGCTACGTTGCTCCTATCGAGTAGAAGAAGTGCACAAATAGTCGTACgtgttcctttttttctaGTATGTCAACGCGCATCAATGCAGGTGCTGTcaaagcagcgaagagggggaagaaagagacacATGGATGCGCATACACAAGCACACATTTACGATAAAGCGATAATAaaatggaggaggcggtgggggagagagagaagtgcgtCTTGGAGACTTCCTTCCATGGCTAGTAGAgcaggaagaaaagaaaaacgtcAAGTGGAAGAAATAAACGATGCGAAATCACTACTGAAGAACAACAGaaaaataaataaaaaaCATAGAAAAAACCGTACTTACAGACATGCACACatcgacagagagagagaaaagcggagGCAAAAATGCTgacggagaggggaagggcgggtaggaaaaggagaagagaagcgtaACACAGGGAGGATAAAAGGGGAtggcgaaagagaaggtgTTACACGCCACTCCCTTCGCTTTttctcgcccctcccccagcgCTCCATTGGCCGCGGCTGTGGTGATGCATTtgagggagaagcgagaaaaTGAGCCTTGTAGCCTGTGGCATGGTTCTCTCCTTGTTGATAGGTTCAGTGTTGAGCGTGACGCTCGGCACATGCGCGCATGCACGCATCTACAAGGCTCACGAAGCAAGAAAACAAagatacacagagagaaatcgaggaaagagaaaacacagaAAAACGAAAATGTTAGAAAGGAGCAACGCGGTTGCGCTACTCCACGAGACTTACAACTCTTCgtcgcttcctcttcctcgcccccACTTGTGAGCACGTACCACACGTATACACCTAGGTCCATGTGGGggagcgaggagagaggctAGTACGCAGTCACTTGCTCAGTGGGGTAGGGAGAAGGTCGTCATGCACTGAGACAAAACGAAACTGCCTTCTCTACTGGTGCCCACTCCAGCGGCGCGCTGCCTCGTGAGATGCAACGGTTCCAAGCTAAGGGCACACAAAAATGTGGAACAGTACATGGAGGAGGGTTGCCTAAACGTGATAAGAGTacaacaaaacaaagaggcAGATGCGGCGACGTAGTGCAGGGTCTCTTGGTGCCTGCGGGGCTAGTGCCGCATCATGGCCGCTGTTAAGCGCgttgaaagaaaaaaaaaagaaaaaatcaATCGGTGTACTTGCAGATATAGAGGCGGTGCACTGGAATAAACGATACAGGAAGCGCACACAAACCCACGAAAGGTGAAAAAAGAAGGAGATTAAGAAACCataacacacgcacatggcGCGCGTAGCGCATCACCGACGACTACTGTTTCTCCTCTGAATCTGGCAGCGATTTGCACTGGGGcttggcgtgtgtgtccaACGTTGCAGTGAACTTGTTGAGCCACGTCTGAAAGATGGACTGGGCCTCGACATCCCTCGGGTCGATCGGATCGCAGATGCGGGTTCCGGGGATGAGCACAAACACTGCCGGAATGGCGATGAGTGGCGTGATGAGGTGGCCAACAATCAGCAGCCAGCGCAGGTTGCTGAAGtcgcacggcgggctggaggagaggggccaCACCGTCTCCATCAGGATCGCGCCAATCGTGGACGACGTCGAGGAGCCCATGTTGCTGAAGCTCGCTAGGATTGCGAACATCGTGCTCTCACACCCCTTTGGGCAGAGGCGCGAGATGAGCATGTTTAGCGGCATGTAGTTGAGCATGTAGCACACCTCGTACACGATAGCATCACCCATGATGTACATGGCATGGTCAGGGATGCCGATGTACAAGTTCCAGCGCTCGACCATGATGATGTCAAAGACGCTCGCAAGAACCTGGACAAGGATGGTGCAGGCTAGCGTGACGCGGTAGCTCTGCTTCGAGAAGACGCGCGCAAACATGTACACACCAATGAGGCCAGCCGCGTTGCCAATGACGCTGCCCACCGTGTTATAGAAGGTCTGCGTGAAGTGCGGCCCGTCCGGCAGGCACGCGGCGTCCGACATGTAGAAGTTGTCCGTCCCGCCTGAGATGAGGATGTATGACACCTGCTGGAACCACCCGAAGAAGTTGGCCTTCATGATCGTCATGGGGATGCAAAGGAAGCCGGTCACGCACAGGATAAGGGAGATGCCAATGCAGCCGTAGAGCAGCTCGTAGGTCGAGCCCGTGATGTTGAGCACCGTCAGCGCAATGACGCCAGCCGTCATGATGACGCCGTAGACGGCGATGGAGACGTTGCGAAAGATGACCTCCTTGTTCACTCCAAAGATGCCACACATGCAAGTGGTTGCGACAAAGTCGCACTCGATCTCGTCATGGTCAAGCTCAACACAGCTCACCAGCTCGTTACCGCCGTTCTGCGCGAAGGACTCGGGATACGGCGCGGCGGACTTGCTCTTGTTCGTGGTGCTGTCGTACCCGAAGACGCCCTCCTTGATCGGCTCCGAGTCTGTACCCCGCATCTGGGCCTCCTTCAGCAAAAAGAGGTAGTCCTCCTTGCGCTCGACCAggttcttcttctcgccgTACCAGTTAAAGATGAAAAAGAGCATGCAGAAAGCCTGCAGACCTGCAGAGATGAAGATGCCAACGGTAGGGCGGCCCAAGTCGGAAAGCGGCCCTTGGATGGCCGACGCGATGATCGCGCCCACCATGATGAGAGCCCAAATCCACGAGATTAGGTCCGCACCAGGAACGGGGTGGCGCTTGATGAGGCGGCTGTAGTGACCCTCCGACAGCACATCGATGTTCGCAATGCAGAAGACGGAGATGAAAATCATACCGCCCGCGATGCCAGCGCTCGACGACTTAAACGGCAGCAAACCATACACAACAGCGCATACCGCACCGGCAACACATGACATGGCCATGTACCACCGCTTCGTGTAGCCAAAGAAAGCGAACGTATCACTCAGGATGGCTGTCAACGGCTTGATGGAGAAGCCCATGGAGCCAATACCGGAGATGCGCTGGTACACCGCCGTGGTGACGCCGTACTTCTTCATGAACATGGCGTACCTGGAGGCGTTGAGCAGCGTCCTCGCGAGACCTTTGCTGAGGATGTACACAACACCAAGCGACATCGTACACTTTGGTCCAaacggcaccaccgccgttcCAAAGATCGGGAAGTGGCGCATGAACGGGAAAGCGTCGAAGAGCGTCGCGGTGTCAGGGTGCACGTAgccctcgtcgtcctcctccagcttctGCTGGGGTGGCGCTGAGCAAGGCACATCACCGCCGTTGACGACGTTTCTGGTCTGTTGATCATCGGGCATGGTTgcttgggtgtgtgtgtgtgtNNNNNNNNNNNNNNNNNNNNNNNNNNNNNNNNNNNNNNNNNNNNNNNNNNNNNNNNNNNNNNNNNNNNNNNNNNNNNNNNNNNNNNNNNNNNNNNNNNNNGCAGCCGCGCGGGCGCCGGCGATCCTTCCAAAGACGACGCACTCCAACAGCGAGTTGCCGCCGAGGCGGTTTCCACCGTGCACGCCACCAGTCACCTCGCCAGCGCCAAAGAGCCCAgggatgggagggggggcagtgGGTGCAGAAAAGACGTGAGGTGGTAtgaaaagagggaagcgcGTAAACACTCAAACCGCAGTCTTGAAAGGCGAGTGGGTGGACGAAAACGCGTGTGAGTCGTAGCGCAAGCAAAACAGAAAGAATAGGCAGTGTGTTTTGTGGTTTCATCTGTTAGAGAACATGAAAGGGAGAAAGTTTGTGCAAAAGGACGCCAGTTGCACGTCGAGGGTGCGAGAGTTTCAAAAAGGAAGCAGTGCATacccgcagccgcagcataGCCGGGGAGAGCGAAgcgtgcgtgagtgtgtgtgtgtgtgtgtgacatCGCATTTAGCTCACGCGCACATTGTGCAGCCGCGCTGCGCACTTGAAGCCCCCCTTTGCCGCGGTTCAAACAAATGGACGAGGTGACTTACTCTAGACACAGACAGTCGCCCCACATCCTCGACTCGTCAAGAAGGTGTACGggcggaggcgcacacgTGAAAACGCCTACCCTGCAACAACCAAGAGAGACGAGCCGCATTTGATACTTGCCCTGTTCTGTGCTGTTCGTTGTCGGTAGGTCACATTGATGCATTAAGACTCTCAAAAGGGAGGAAAAAACACCTGGGAGTCGCAAAGGATAACAGTCTCCGTAGTGTGTCAGGCAACGCTTGTACGCTTTGTCGTCGCTTCACACAGCTGCACAGTCACTGCCTGAAATGGTTTTCCCTCAGAGAGAAACGCGGGCATCCACCTCTCAAGTTGCCCACCGCCTTCTTACTCTGTTTTCCCTGAGCATCATTAAACTCGAAAAAGAGGAGCTTTTTTGGTATAGCTccgtttccttttttttctcctttttcaAAGAGGTGCGCCGCAACGAAGGGTCTCGCTCATCATACGAGAGTACATCAGAGCAAAGTAGggcgcccacacacacacacacacacaacaagTCGACGCGAGTGTTAGGGGAACgaaaagaaacagagagagaatgatTACGTATAGCATggtctttttcttctgcaTTTCCCGGCATCTGCGAGGGAAGGGGATTTGGCTGCAAATGAATGTTAGCCTGCTGAAGTTTTCCGATTCCTAAAGAAACTTTCCGGCGATAAGTAAAACGGGAAGATGAAGACACGAAACGGAGAGACGCGAAAAGAGctaaacgaaaaaaa
This genomic window from Leishmania braziliensis MHOM/BR/75/M2904 complete genome, chromosome 10 contains:
- a CDS encoding putative fatty acid desaturase, giving the protein MKSILKAGRKKDVDVVVPPKELTIKQIQDQIPAKYFERSAVQSMYYVFRDICQVLALYFIMYRAVMPVLAAFGGVVYGVAGTNIVSYAVVGAVKLAAWTVFGIAQGLNGFAIFVLAHECGHQAFSPYRSLNNAVGFLLDSAILVPYHSWRISHGNHHKNTNHLTKDTAFVPRKEQRVIDLVEETPLVMLWNMFVIFTFGWQAYLFANIASQDYGRRTNHFEPSSPLFNKDDRYDILLSDVGIVAALFILALCTYQYGAYNVFCWYVVPYLWTNFWLLYVTYLQHSDLRIPHYVHEHWTFVRGAIATVDRDYGCIINNWLHYINNSHVVHHLFSQMPFYHAINVTRHHIKDIIGDAYVVDDRSLVEMLCETWRECRYVIPSEGVSVFYGFTKGGA
- a CDS encoding putative pteridin transporter — protein: MPDDQQTRNVVNGGDVPCSAPPQQKLEEDDEGYVHPDTATLFDAFPFMRHFPIFGTAVVPFGPKCTMSLGVVYILSKGLARTLLNASRYAMFMKKYGVTTAVYQRISGIGSMGFSIKPLTAILSDTFAFFGYTKRWYMAMSCVAGAVCAVVYGLLPFKSSSAGIAGGMIFISVFCIANIDVLSEGHYSRLIKRHPVPGADLISWIWALIMVGAIIASAIQGPLSDLGRPTVGIFISAGLQAFCMLFFIFNWYGEKKNLVERKEDYLFLLKEAQMRGTDSEPIKEGVFGYDSTTNKSKSAAPYPESFAQNGGNELVSCVELDHDEIECDFVATTCMCGIFGVNKEVIFRNVSIAVYGVIMTAGVIALTVLNITGSTYELLYGCIGISLILCVTGFLCIPMTIMKANFFGWFQQVSYILISGGTDNFYMSDAACLPDGPHFTQTFYNTVGSVIGNAAGLIGVYMFARVFSKQSYRVTLACTILVQVLASVFDIIMVERWNLYIGIPDHAMYIMGDAIVYEVCYMLNYMPLNMLISRLCPKGCESTMFAILASFSNMGSSTSSTIGAILMETVWPLSSSPPCDFSNLRWLLIVGHLITPLIAIPAVFVLIPGTRICDPIDPRDVEAQSIFQTWLNKFTATLDTHAKPQCKSLPDSEEKQ